The Nitriliruptor alkaliphilus DSM 45188 genome includes a region encoding these proteins:
- a CDS encoding DUF3096 domain-containing protein: MGIISLIAGIVILVAPRVLNYVVAAYLIVVGVLWILAGL, from the coding sequence ATGGGGATCATCTCCCTGATCGCCGGGATCGTGATCCTGGTGGCACCACGCGTCCTCAACTACGTCGTCGCGGCGTACCTCATCGTGGTCGGCGTGCTCTGGATCCTGGCCGGGCTCTGA
- a CDS encoding PAS domain-containing protein: MPTRTAADPMALLALEDPELLLDAVTVTDARGTITAVNRAFTALHRFEADEVIGRGHDFLRSGIQPSSFVAQLWRTIAAGEPWEGELVNRGADGVLRTVRSRITPVRGPGGDICNFVAVQREVGSDADDQPAGQLRVDLRGRCTYADARAASLLRGDEDAVALLGQGLLSSLIVEDAAALREVVEHTHSTARAHHVDLAGPAGYVRCTVRPDPTSRGLAAGPVAQVTCEPLANET; this comes from the coding sequence ATGCCCACGCGTACCGCAGCGGACCCGATGGCGCTGCTCGCCCTCGAGGACCCCGAGCTGCTCCTCGACGCCGTCACCGTCACCGACGCCCGCGGGACGATCACGGCCGTCAACCGGGCGTTCACCGCGCTGCACCGTTTCGAGGCCGACGAGGTGATCGGCCGCGGTCACGACTTCCTGCGCTCCGGTATCCAACCGTCGAGCTTCGTGGCCCAGCTGTGGCGCACGATCGCGGCCGGTGAACCGTGGGAGGGCGAGCTCGTCAACCGCGGCGCCGACGGGGTCCTGCGCACGGTCCGGTCGCGTATCACCCCCGTACGGGGCCCGGGCGGCGACATCTGCAACTTCGTCGCGGTACAGCGGGAGGTTGGCAGTGACGCCGACGACCAGCCCGCGGGCCAGCTGCGCGTGGACCTCCGCGGACGCTGCACGTACGCCGATGCGCGGGCGGCGTCGTTGCTGCGGGGGGATGAGGACGCCGTAGCACTGCTCGGCCAGGGGCTGCTGTCGAGCCTGATCGTCGAGGACGCCGCCGCGCTCCGCGAGGTGGTGGAACACACCCACTCGACCGCACGAGCCCACCACGTCGATCTCGCCGGGCCCGCCGGCTACGTCCGTTGCACCGTCCGGCCGGACCCCACGTCGCGGGGGCTGGCAGCGGGCCCGGTTGCGCAGGTCACCTGCGAACCGCTCGCGAACGAGACCTGA
- a CDS encoding NAD(P)/FAD-dependent oxidoreductase translates to MTSRPSVSGHVVVLGAGYAGAHAARGAREGGVQVTVVDPSGDHGFLPRLAGVAAGRSSLGDARAALEDLVDVDVARHVAERVDVARHEVILAGGGRLSYDALVVTVGAATHWPDVPGLRRHATSLRDAEDALRLRATLPRTGSLVIVGGGSTGVQLAAELGRARPHLAITLVEEADRLLPAEPASLASAAGRLLRDRDVEVLRGHRVRRVDAGGVDLDGPARRRDGTVLWVGGWQAQGDALLREATTRDGRLVVGRHLEVLGAPGVFAAGDVAAHRDLFGQPLSMSAQIALQAGRVAGANAAALVTGRRRRTARLLELGRVLDVGGGRGVGRIGPVPLGHLGTDRVVPLLHLSVDLRHLWKLGGARAVIEHAPGRDVGVTATVGATGTRLRAVG, encoded by the coding sequence ATGACCAGCCGCCCGTCCGTGTCCGGTCACGTCGTGGTGCTCGGAGCCGGGTACGCCGGCGCCCACGCTGCCCGCGGGGCACGTGAGGGGGGCGTCCAGGTGACCGTCGTCGATCCGAGCGGGGACCACGGCTTCCTCCCCCGCCTCGCCGGTGTCGCGGCCGGTCGGTCGAGCCTCGGCGATGCACGCGCCGCCCTCGAGGACCTCGTCGACGTCGACGTGGCCCGTCACGTCGCCGAACGTGTCGACGTGGCCCGCCACGAGGTCATCCTCGCCGGTGGCGGTCGGCTGTCCTACGACGCGTTGGTGGTGACCGTCGGGGCCGCGACGCACTGGCCGGACGTCCCAGGTCTGCGACGTCACGCCACGAGCCTGCGCGACGCCGAGGATGCGCTGCGGCTGCGGGCGACCCTGCCGCGGACCGGCAGCCTCGTGATCGTCGGCGGCGGCTCCACTGGCGTCCAGCTCGCGGCTGAGCTCGGCCGTGCGCGCCCGCACCTCGCCATCACCCTCGTCGAGGAGGCCGACCGCCTCCTACCGGCCGAGCCGGCGTCCCTGGCGTCGGCCGCCGGCCGGCTGCTGCGCGACCGCGACGTCGAGGTGCTGCGCGGCCACCGGGTCCGCCGGGTCGACGCCGGCGGTGTCGACCTCGACGGGCCAGCTCGCCGCCGGGACGGCACGGTCCTGTGGGTCGGCGGGTGGCAGGCACAGGGGGACGCACTCCTGCGCGAGGCCACGACCCGGGACGGCCGGCTCGTGGTCGGCCGCCACCTCGAGGTGCTCGGCGCCCCTGGCGTCTTCGCGGCCGGCGACGTGGCTGCGCACCGCGACCTGTTCGGTCAACCGCTCAGCATGTCGGCGCAGATCGCGCTCCAGGCGGGCCGGGTGGCCGGCGCCAACGCCGCTGCGCTGGTGACCGGGCGTCGCCGACGCACCGCGCGCCTCCTCGAGCTCGGCCGCGTGCTCGATGTCGGCGGGGGTCGCGGTGTCGGTCGCATCGGCCCGGTCCCCCTCGGACACCTCGGGACCGATCGGGTGGTCCCCCTCCTCCACCTCTCGGTCGATCTGCGCCACCTGTGGAAGCTCGGCGGCGCGCGTGCGGTGATCGAGCACGCCCCGGGGCGTGACGTGGGTGTCACCGCGACGGTCGGCGCCACGGGGACCCGCCTGCGCGCCGTCGGCTGA